The Gloeomargarita sp. SRBZ-1_bins_9 genome has a segment encoding these proteins:
- a CDS encoding aminotransferase class V-fold PLP-dependent enzyme, translating into MRPIYLDYQATTPLDERVWQAMLPYWRERFGNPASAHVYGWEAQAAVELAREQVAAALNTTPDSIIFTSGATEANNLAIKGVAAAYHSRGRHIVTVQTEHRAVLDPCRYLATLGFRVTELPVRPDGLVDLEQLTQALTPDTILVSVMAANNEIGVLQPLAEIGRLCRERGILFHTDAAQAIGKIPLDVEALNVDLLSLTAHKIGGPKGVGALFIRRDRPRVQLVPQLHGGGQEQDFRSGTLAVPLIVGLGAAVQIALAERETEQARLLALRTYLWRELEGLGDVRLNGAWSPRLAGNLNVTFLGVNGAELHKRLQPVVAVSAGSACSTGRPSHVLLALGLSPTLAASSVRFGLGRWTTQADIEQVVAYLRELLPALRRNQYTRV; encoded by the coding sequence ATGCGCCCCATTTACCTGGACTACCAGGCTACTACGCCTTTAGATGAACGGGTCTGGCAGGCGATGTTGCCCTACTGGCGGGAGCGGTTTGGCAACCCGGCCAGCGCCCATGTTTACGGGTGGGAAGCCCAAGCGGCGGTGGAGCTGGCCCGGGAACAGGTGGCGGCGGCCCTCAACACCACCCCCGACAGCATCATCTTTACCAGCGGAGCCACGGAGGCCAACAATCTGGCCATCAAGGGGGTGGCGGCGGCCTACCACAGCCGGGGACGGCACATCGTGACCGTGCAAACGGAGCACCGGGCGGTGTTGGACCCCTGTCGTTACCTGGCGACCCTGGGGTTTCGGGTGACGGAATTGCCGGTGCGGCCCGACGGGCTGGTGGACCTGGAACAACTAACGCAGGCCCTGACGCCGGACACGATTTTGGTGTCGGTGATGGCCGCCAACAACGAAATTGGCGTGCTGCAACCTTTGGCGGAAATTGGTCGCCTGTGTCGGGAGCGGGGGATTTTGTTCCATACGGATGCGGCCCAGGCCATTGGCAAAATTCCTCTAGACGTAGAGGCGCTCAACGTGGATTTGTTATCCCTGACGGCCCATAAAATTGGTGGACCCAAGGGGGTGGGGGCGTTATTTATCCGGCGGGACCGGCCCCGGGTGCAACTGGTGCCCCAACTCCACGGGGGTGGCCAGGAACAGGACTTCCGGTCGGGGACCCTGGCGGTGCCGTTGATTGTGGGGTTGGGGGCGGCGGTGCAGATAGCGCTGGCGGAACGGGAAACGGAACAAGCCCGCTTGCTGGCCCTGCGCACCTACCTGTGGCGGGAATTGGAAGGGCTGGGGGATGTGCGGTTGAACGGGGCCTGGTCCCCCCGGTTGGCCGGTAATCTCAACGTGACGTTTCTAGGGGTGAATGGGGCGGAATTGCACAAGCGTCTCCAGCCGGTGGTGGCGGTGTCTGCTGGGTCAGCCTGTAGTACGGGGCGACCGTCCCATGTCCTCTTGGCCTTGGGGTTATCGCCGACGTTGGCGGCCAGTTCGGTGCGCTTTGGCTTGGGGCGGTGGACCACCCAGGCGGACATTGAGCAGGTGGTGGCCTACCTACGGGAACTACTGCCAGCTCTGCGCCGGAACCAGTACACTAGGGTCTGA
- a CDS encoding ABC transporter ATP-binding protein, with protein MQNVYKVYQRKAVVQDLSLVIKRGEVFGLLGPNGAGKSTTIRMITTLTRPSEGDIWVAGCNVYRQGLAIRRRIGVVLQQVSVDGDLTVWENMEFHGRLHHIPKAERRRRIDYWLDYVELTPRRDDLAKILSGGMKRRLQIARALLHQPQILFLDEPTVGLDPQTRRRLWALIRQLNQEGMTIVLTSHYMEEVESLCHRVGIIDGGKLIAQGTVAELRRKLGEALVVKQMGEQWEYRFFPTLAEANAYLDQFEDKTGLLVRPSNLEDVFVELTGHRLD; from the coding sequence TTGCAGAACGTTTACAAGGTGTACCAGCGCAAGGCGGTGGTCCAGGACCTGAGCCTGGTGATTAAGCGGGGTGAGGTGTTTGGGTTGCTGGGGCCGAATGGGGCCGGCAAATCCACCACCATTCGCATGATCACTACCTTGACCCGCCCCAGCGAGGGGGATATTTGGGTGGCGGGCTGCAATGTCTATCGCCAGGGGTTGGCCATCCGGCGGCGGATTGGGGTGGTGTTGCAACAGGTGAGCGTGGACGGGGATTTGACCGTCTGGGAAAACATGGAGTTCCATGGCCGGTTGCACCACATCCCCAAAGCGGAACGACGACGCCGGATTGATTATTGGCTGGACTACGTAGAACTGACGCCCCGGCGTGACGACCTGGCCAAGATTCTTTCCGGGGGCATGAAACGGCGGTTGCAGATTGCCCGCGCCCTATTGCACCAACCCCAAATTCTGTTTTTGGATGAACCGACGGTGGGCCTAGACCCCCAAACCCGGCGGCGCCTGTGGGCCTTGATCCGACAGTTGAACCAGGAGGGCATGACCATTGTCCTGACCAGTCACTACATGGAGGAGGTAGAGTCCCTATGCCACCGGGTGGGGATCATTGATGGGGGCAAATTGATTGCCCAGGGGACGGTGGCGGAATTGCGCCGGAAATTGGGGGAAGCCCTGGTGGTCAAACAAATGGGGGAGCAGTGGGAATACCGCTTTTTCCCCACCCTGGCGGAGGCCAACGCCTACCTGGACCAGTTCGAGGACAAAACCGGTTTGCTGGTGCGCCCCTCCAACCTCGAGGACGTGTTTGTAGAGCTAACGGGCCACCGGTTGGATTGA
- a CDS encoding AMIN domain-containing protein, giving the protein MFRQWLPAVSVGLGAALVVLAQPSQAATVKITDVELKPVGNNLSIVLKTEGGKQMQVLGSRQGSTWVAEIPNAQLALPQGKFTQERPIAGIQSVQVAPIPEGGVRLTVEGTSKTIAGRIGQRADNQVSFLIEPQRVTPARSEQRANPTVAQATTPEPTPRPGTASPDTIPPNLPQGPNPLPPVLPRAVAPPVGDIAISQVNVGAEVIDLGPKGATRIPRLVLRDAPVREVLSLIARAAGVNLVFVPDTQRVRVRQTQLQEVTGGFRLETKEEAVQEQETGQTTISLDIENEAAQNVLNYVLRVARLRANKVGNTLFVGRNLPPEADNVISRTLRINQSSVVSLAGYLASQGAEVYRTIFETVLETNQVVASPGSPPIVQTFPREQARVERIAAPEGVSNPILQGLRAVVDARTNAVTLTGPARLVEIASGYVAQLDVRKRQVMVNVKVIDVNLTNTQAQGFSMSFGVNDTFFRFDNGAAIINFGRQAPQGTGSLLPGGFPTGIGTPGPFTPFSPNFFAVLQAQIAQNNAKILTDPTLLIQEGETATVQLTADVVTNIQVIPATTQGQAPTITVQREPAGLQLAINVERIDDNGFITLSASPDISAPAGTFSVATPGAGGSPGAVNQITLLARRRVTTGRVRLRDGQPLVLTGVIQDTDRVQASKVPILGDIPLLGALFRSTNKVNQRNEVIVVLTPQIVNETDAAIFNYTPVPAPVGPRGAVPGQPVSHGGPLLDATGAAR; this is encoded by the coding sequence ATGTTTCGTCAATGGTTACCGGCTGTGTCGGTAGGGTTGGGTGCAGCGCTGGTGGTCCTGGCGCAACCATCCCAAGCGGCAACAGTCAAAATCACCGATGTGGAACTCAAGCCGGTGGGCAACAACTTGTCCATCGTGTTGAAAACGGAAGGCGGCAAACAAATGCAGGTGCTGGGAAGTCGCCAGGGGAGTACTTGGGTGGCGGAAATCCCCAATGCTCAATTGGCTTTACCCCAGGGCAAATTCACCCAAGAGCGTCCCATCGCCGGGATTCAATCGGTGCAGGTGGCCCCTATACCCGAAGGTGGGGTGCGCTTGACGGTGGAAGGGACCAGCAAAACCATTGCCGGACGGATTGGCCAACGGGCAGATAACCAGGTGAGTTTTCTCATCGAACCCCAGCGGGTCACGCCGGCTAGAAGTGAACAACGGGCGAATCCAACCGTGGCCCAAGCGACTACCCCTGAACCAACGCCCCGGCCAGGTACGGCTTCCCCTGATACAATTCCGCCGAACTTGCCTCAGGGACCCAATCCCTTGCCGCCGGTTCTGCCCCGGGCTGTAGCACCGCCGGTGGGGGACATTGCCATTAGCCAGGTGAATGTGGGGGCGGAGGTGATTGACCTGGGTCCCAAGGGCGCGACGCGGATTCCCCGGTTGGTGCTGCGGGATGCGCCGGTGCGGGAGGTGCTGAGCTTGATTGCCCGGGCGGCAGGGGTGAACCTGGTCTTTGTGCCGGATACCCAACGGGTCAGGGTGCGCCAAACCCAGTTGCAGGAGGTCACGGGTGGGTTCCGCCTGGAAACCAAAGAGGAGGCGGTTCAGGAGCAGGAAACAGGACAAACGACAATTTCCCTGGACATCGAAAACGAAGCGGCCCAAAACGTGCTGAACTATGTCTTGCGGGTGGCACGGCTACGGGCTAATAAGGTGGGCAATACGCTGTTTGTGGGCCGGAACCTGCCCCCGGAAGCTGACAACGTCATCAGCCGGACGTTGCGGATTAACCAGTCGTCGGTTGTGAGTCTGGCCGGATATTTGGCATCCCAGGGGGCGGAGGTCTATCGCACGATTTTTGAAACGGTGCTGGAGACCAACCAGGTGGTGGCTTCGCCGGGTTCGCCGCCTATTGTGCAAACTTTCCCCAGGGAACAGGCACGGGTGGAACGAATTGCCGCACCAGAAGGGGTCTCTAACCCGATTTTGCAGGGATTGCGGGCGGTGGTGGATGCCCGGACCAATGCGGTCACCTTGACCGGACCAGCCCGTTTGGTGGAAATTGCCTCTGGATATGTGGCCCAGTTGGATGTGCGCAAGCGCCAGGTCATGGTCAATGTCAAGGTGATTGATGTCAATCTCACCAACACCCAGGCCCAGGGCTTTAGCATGTCCTTCGGGGTCAATGATACGTTTTTCCGTTTTGACAATGGGGCCGCAATCATCAACTTTGGTCGGCAGGCACCCCAGGGGACAGGGTCCTTGCTGCCGGGGGGATTCCCAACAGGTATCGGTACCCCAGGGCCTTTTACCCCCTTTAGCCCTAACTTCTTTGCTGTCCTCCAAGCCCAAATTGCCCAGAATAATGCCAAAATCTTGACCGACCCCACCCTGCTAATTCAGGAGGGGGAAACGGCGACAGTGCAGCTAACAGCCGATGTGGTCACCAATATCCAAGTCATCCCTGCTACAACCCAAGGCCAAGCGCCAACCATTACGGTTCAGCGGGAACCGGCCGGTCTGCAACTGGCGATTAATGTGGAACGGATTGACGACAACGGTTTTATCACCTTGTCGGCCAGTCCCGACATCAGTGCACCGGCAGGTACTTTCTCCGTTGCGACGCCGGGGGCTGGCGGTTCGCCAGGAGCTGTTAATCAAATTACTCTGCTGGCCCGGCGCCGGGTGACCACAGGGCGGGTGCGCTTGCGGGATGGTCAGCCTTTGGTCTTGACCGGGGTGATCCAAGATACGGACCGGGTGCAGGCCTCCAAGGTACCTATTCTGGGGGACATTCCCTTGTTGGGTGCCCTGTTCCGCTCGACGAATAAGGTCAACCAACGGAACGAGGTCATTGTGGTGTTAACCCCCCAGATCGTTAATGAAACGGATGCGGCCATCTTTAACTACACACCGGTGCCGGCTCCGGTTGGCCCGCGCGGTGCTGTACCCGGTCAGCCGGTCAGTCATGGGGGGCCGCTGTTGGATGCCACGGGCGCCGCTCGCTAG
- the ilvC gene encoding ketol-acid reductoisomerase — MTWQRWRMARLYYDADADLTLLQSKPISIIGYGSQGHAHALNLRDSGLNVTVGLYPGSKSAAKAQAEGLRVLSVAEAAAQAELIMLLLPDEVQKEVYYRDIAPHLRPGKILAFAHGFNIHFGQIVPPPEVDVIMVAPKGPGHLVRRTFVQGQGVPCLFAVYQDASGQARERAMAYAKGIGGTRAGILETTFREETETDLFGEQAVLCGGLTALIKAGFETLVAAGYQPELAYFECLHEVKLIVDLIVEGGLARMRDSISNTAEYGDYTRGPRVINESVRAAMRQILHEIQTGQFAREFVLENQAGKPSFTAMRRREAEHPIEEVGRDLRAMFSWLKSE, encoded by the coding sequence ATGACATGGCAGAGGTGGCGCATGGCTCGGCTGTACTACGATGCGGACGCAGATTTAACCCTTTTACAATCCAAACCCATTAGCATCATTGGTTATGGGTCCCAGGGCCATGCCCATGCCTTGAACCTGCGCGATAGCGGCCTGAATGTGACGGTGGGGCTTTATCCGGGGAGCAAATCGGCGGCCAAGGCCCAAGCGGAGGGGTTGCGGGTGCTATCGGTAGCCGAGGCAGCCGCCCAGGCGGAACTCATCATGCTCCTGCTGCCGGACGAAGTACAAAAGGAGGTGTACTACCGAGACATTGCGCCCCATCTGCGCCCTGGCAAGATTCTGGCCTTTGCCCACGGGTTTAATATCCACTTTGGCCAGATCGTCCCCCCGCCGGAGGTGGATGTAATCATGGTGGCGCCCAAAGGGCCGGGTCATCTGGTGCGGCGGACGTTTGTGCAGGGACAGGGGGTGCCTTGCCTGTTTGCCGTCTATCAGGATGCGTCGGGGCAGGCGCGGGAACGGGCCATGGCCTATGCTAAGGGGATCGGCGGCACCCGAGCGGGCATTCTGGAGACCACCTTCCGGGAGGAAACGGAAACGGATTTGTTTGGGGAGCAGGCGGTGCTGTGTGGGGGGTTAACGGCCCTCATCAAAGCGGGGTTTGAGACCTTGGTGGCGGCGGGCTATCAACCGGAGCTGGCTTACTTTGAGTGCCTGCACGAGGTTAAGCTGATTGTGGATTTAATCGTTGAGGGGGGCCTGGCCCGCATGCGCGATAGCATCTCCAACACGGCGGAATATGGGGACTACACCCGGGGACCGCGGGTGATCAACGAATCGGTGCGGGCCGCCATGCGACAGATTCTGCATGAAATTCAAACGGGGCAGTTTGCCCGGGAGTTTGTTTTGGAAAACCAGGCGGGCAAGCCCAGTTTTACGGCCATGCGGCGACGGGAGGCGGAACATCCCATCGAGGAGGTGGGGCGCGATTTACGGGCCATGTTCAGTTGGCTAAAATCGGAGTAG
- a CDS encoding protein kinase, with product MNRLTSRWRRAVWAGGLSTGLVLLVRALGGWQPLDLASYDLWLRRQPSPTVDERFLLIHSTDDDRQRLGQKAIGMGVWQKLLFRLAEMRPRVIAIALPATALTEEAWSAQLPHFQVAHLPVVVGCPVPWGQTSSSPLPLPVARLGEPQVTNSSLLVDHPGGWVRRYPLGNGFPPAGTGQPAHSLGLLVAVHYLHWQGITARWEGSTLVLGRGQWRRWSADTGPYQHAGGPAWQMPLVYRPGRWEMQTLWQALHELTPAQVQGRIVFIGADGISAWRHPNGQRQPAIVFHAQAAAQILDQALTGQPAVQFWPEPWESLWLVGWGVAAVGVLVGSNRRGWWFAGGMGVLLGLWMGSGSTWIPLVGPLLVWVGTWGMALVWPQRPVTLPTATGSDSTAPLDTTRQLWEGVTIGGRYLLHRHLGGGGMGDVFLGEDQHLGKPVAVKILTRLPVEATASAQIIRRFQREIDILARLKNIHVVQVNDSGLIQNRIPFYVMEYLQGQSLGALIRQEAPLAIPRTLHILLQVCQGLAVAHDQNIVHRDLKPDNIYLVTEATGAELVKILDFGIARVVEDTQHEVTPLTGLGCFLGTYRYASPEQCDGRACLADQRADVYSLGLIAYEMLTATNPFGLPNQAPRHQWLRCHVHTPPIPLTQQPFGAHVPPPLAQVVMTCLAKRPADRYRDAGQVKQALQAVVESLFPKGVNPGG from the coding sequence ATGAACCGCCTAACATCCCGCTGGCGACGGGCAGTATGGGCAGGTGGGCTATCCACGGGGCTGGTGCTGCTCGTCCGCGCCCTCGGGGGATGGCAACCCCTGGATTTGGCCAGCTATGACCTGTGGTTACGGCGGCAGCCCTCCCCAACCGTGGATGAACGCTTTTTATTGATTCACTCCACAGATGACGATAGGCAGCGCCTGGGACAAAAGGCTATAGGGATGGGGGTTTGGCAAAAACTCCTGTTTCGCCTGGCGGAGATGCGCCCCCGGGTGATAGCCATCGCCTTACCCGCGACTGCCCTAACCGAGGAGGCATGGTCAGCCCAACTGCCACACTTCCAAGTCGCCCATCTGCCGGTCGTCGTGGGATGCCCTGTTCCTTGGGGTCAGACTTCTTCTAGCCCCCTACCTTTGCCGGTGGCCCGGCTTGGGGAACCGCAAGTCACCAACAGTAGTTTATTGGTGGATCACCCCGGGGGCTGGGTGCGCCGCTACCCCCTCGGCAACGGTTTCCCTCCGGCGGGGACCGGTCAACCGGCCCATTCCCTGGGGTTGCTGGTGGCGGTGCATTACCTGCATTGGCAAGGGATAACGGCCCGCTGGGAAGGATCAACCCTGGTATTGGGGCGGGGGCAATGGCGGCGCTGGTCTGCCGATACGGGACCCTATCAGCACGCAGGGGGACCGGCTTGGCAAATGCCCCTAGTCTATCGTCCCGGCCGTTGGGAGATGCAAACCCTGTGGCAAGCGCTGCACGAACTCACACCGGCACAGGTGCAGGGGCGCATTGTGTTCATCGGTGCGGACGGGATATCCGCCTGGCGTCACCCCAATGGTCAGAGGCAACCGGCGATTGTTTTTCATGCCCAGGCGGCGGCCCAAATCCTCGACCAGGCCTTGACCGGCCAACCGGCGGTGCAGTTCTGGCCCGAACCCTGGGAGTCCCTGTGGCTGGTGGGCTGGGGCGTGGCGGCCGTGGGTGTGCTGGTGGGCAGTAACCGTCGGGGATGGTGGTTCGCCGGGGGGATGGGGGTATTGCTGGGGTTGTGGATGGGCAGCGGCTCCACCTGGATACCCCTGGTCGGCCCGTTGTTGGTGTGGGTCGGCACTTGGGGGATGGCGTTGGTGTGGCCGCAACGTCCCGTGACCCTACCGACCGCAACGGGTTCAGACTCCACTGCCCCCCTCGACACCACCCGGCAACTCTGGGAAGGGGTAACCATCGGGGGACGCTATCTCCTGCACCGGCATCTGGGGGGCGGCGGTATGGGGGATGTCTTTCTGGGGGAGGACCAACACCTGGGAAAACCGGTGGCGGTGAAAATCCTCACCCGCTTACCGGTCGAAGCCACCGCCAGCGCCCAGATCATCCGCCGCTTTCAGCGGGAAATTGACATCCTGGCGCGGCTTAAGAACATTCACGTTGTCCAAGTTAACGACAGCGGCTTAATCCAGAACCGCATCCCCTTCTACGTCATGGAGTATCTCCAGGGGCAGAGTCTGGGTGCCCTGATCCGTCAGGAAGCACCTTTGGCCATTCCCCGCACCCTACACATCCTGTTGCAAGTCTGTCAGGGTTTGGCGGTCGCCCATGACCAAAACATCGTGCACCGGGACCTCAAACCCGACAACATCTACCTGGTCACCGAGGCCACCGGCGCAGAACTGGTAAAAATCCTCGACTTTGGCATCGCCCGGGTGGTTGAGGATACCCAGCACGAGGTCACCCCGTTGACGGGCCTGGGCTGTTTTCTCGGCACGTACCGCTACGCCTCCCCCGAACAGTGCGATGGCCGCGCTTGCTTGGCCGACCAACGGGCCGACGTCTACAGCCTGGGGTTAATCGCCTACGAAATGTTGACGGCCACCAACCCCTTCGGCCTCCCCAATCAGGCCCCCCGTCACCAATGGTTGCGTTGCCACGTCCATACCCCGCCGATTCCCCTGACCCAGCAACCCTTCGGCGCCCATGTCCCCCCCCCTCTGGCCCAGGTGGTCATGACCTGCCTGGCCAAACGCCCCGCCGACCGCTATCGGGATGCGGGTCAGGTGAAACAGGCCCTCCAGGCAGTGGTGGAATCCCTGTTTCCTAAAGGGGTAAATCCCGGTGGGTAA
- the yidD gene encoding membrane protein insertion efficiency factor YidD yields the protein MKTLALLAIRAYQRWISPLKPPSCRFYPTCSVYAYEAVQRFGPWRGGWLALRRLLRCHPWSPGGYDPVPEKLESL from the coding sequence ATGAAGACCCTGGCGCTGCTGGCCATCCGGGCCTACCAACGGTGGATTTCCCCCCTCAAGCCGCCCAGTTGTCGTTTTTATCCCACTTGTTCGGTGTACGCCTACGAGGCGGTGCAGCGGTTTGGTCCCTGGCGAGGCGGCTGGTTGGCCCTGCGGCGCTTGCTCCGTTGTCATCCCTGGTCGCCCGGCGGTTACGACCCCGTACCTGAGAAACTGGAGTCGTTGTGA